One Microbacterium sp. No. 7 genomic window carries:
- the lnt gene encoding apolipoprotein N-acyltransferase encodes MRTPLPTPAPAAAPEQETPRRTVAAWSQPVWAAVLASAAAGLLLDLASAPVGWWPLTFVSVTVALVALIGRSIGGALLVGTVFGAVFYTTHLVWVGEFLGPVPWLALAGLEAVLFGAGAVPIALAYRWTARYPARGLVQLLAVPPLIGVLWTAREVVMGAWPYSGFPWARLGMTQVGGPLAEAVSWTSVTGLSLLIVILCASVVQWIRAGGIRFMLGLHPAVSVAALLVIAPQFPTAPAGEFRVGWVQGNGPTGYFDDKVPGDVLAAQTAATVPLYGQPMDLLAWPEGGVDADPLSDPAAAEALDRVVRSAGAPLLMNAATTRGDDVFNTSLLWTADPTGRQWHDKVNPVPFGEYVPDRWFYELIVPDLVGLIQREYTPGSNPPLVQVGDVGVGLAICFDVIYDAVIWDGARAGAEVFVFQTNNADFRGTDENLQQLAFARMRAIETGRAVVNVSTVGTSQVITPDGTTVDSIGVDTVDASITTVPLRTGLTPAVILGPWLTALIVLAAAGALTAAGFSHRARTRAAAADRSTDPGRHP; translated from the coding sequence ATGCGCACGCCTTTGCCGACACCCGCCCCGGCCGCCGCGCCGGAGCAGGAGACGCCGCGCCGCACCGTGGCGGCATGGTCGCAGCCGGTGTGGGCGGCGGTGCTGGCATCCGCGGCCGCCGGCCTGCTGCTGGATCTCGCCTCCGCACCGGTGGGGTGGTGGCCGTTGACGTTCGTGAGTGTCACGGTCGCCCTGGTGGCCCTGATCGGCCGCAGCATCGGCGGGGCGCTGCTGGTCGGCACTGTGTTCGGCGCCGTGTTCTACACGACCCATCTGGTGTGGGTGGGGGAGTTCCTCGGCCCGGTGCCGTGGCTTGCCCTCGCCGGGCTGGAAGCGGTCCTGTTCGGCGCGGGCGCGGTGCCGATCGCGCTCGCCTACCGGTGGACCGCCCGCTATCCGGCCCGCGGCCTCGTGCAGCTGCTCGCGGTACCGCCGCTGATCGGGGTTCTGTGGACGGCCCGTGAGGTGGTGATGGGTGCGTGGCCGTACTCCGGGTTCCCGTGGGCGCGCCTCGGGATGACCCAGGTGGGCGGCCCGCTCGCGGAGGCCGTGTCGTGGACGAGCGTGACCGGCCTGTCCCTGCTGATCGTCATTCTGTGCGCCTCTGTGGTGCAGTGGATCCGCGCCGGCGGCATCCGCTTCATGCTCGGGTTGCACCCTGCTGTGAGCGTCGCCGCTCTCCTGGTGATAGCGCCGCAGTTCCCCACCGCGCCGGCCGGGGAGTTCCGCGTGGGATGGGTGCAGGGCAACGGCCCCACCGGGTACTTCGACGACAAGGTGCCCGGCGACGTCCTGGCCGCGCAGACCGCCGCCACGGTGCCGCTGTACGGGCAGCCGATGGATCTGCTGGCCTGGCCGGAGGGCGGCGTCGACGCCGACCCGCTCAGTGATCCCGCCGCCGCCGAGGCGTTGGACCGGGTCGTGCGCTCGGCCGGGGCGCCGTTGCTGATGAACGCCGCCACCACCCGCGGCGACGATGTCTTCAACACGTCCCTGCTGTGGACCGCGGATCCCACGGGCCGGCAGTGGCACGACAAGGTCAACCCGGTCCCGTTCGGCGAGTACGTGCCGGACCGGTGGTTCTACGAGCTGATCGTCCCCGACCTGGTGGGCTTGATCCAACGCGAATACACCCCCGGCAGCAACCCGCCGCTCGTGCAGGTCGGCGACGTCGGGGTGGGGTTGGCGATCTGCTTCGACGTGATCTACGACGCCGTGATCTGGGACGGTGCCCGCGCCGGCGCAGAGGTGTTCGTGTTCCAGACCAACAACGCCGACTTCCGCGGCACCGACGAGAACCTGCAGCAGCTCGCGTTCGCCCGGATGCGCGCCATCGAAACCGGCCGCGCGGTCGTCAACGTCTCCACGGTGGGCACCAGCCAGGTCATCACCCCGGACGGCACCACCGTCGACAGCATCGGCGTCGACACCGTTGACGCGTCGATCACCACCGTCCCGCTGCGCACCGGACTCACCCCGGCGGTGATCCTCGGTCCCTGGCTCACCGCTCTCATCGTCCTCGCTGCCGCCGGCGCTCTCACCGCGGCGGGGTTCTCCCACCGTGCCCGCACGCGTGCGGCCGCCGCAGATCGTTCGACTGATCCGGGGAGGCACCCATGA
- the ccsB gene encoding c-type cytochrome biogenesis protein CcsB, with translation MTGTDALSLDGISLLLVWTAIATYLLAFIAYTIDLAGRSVPASVPQREPVLAGATARAGQQTDNAQSGSVDSVRTPPAQRQRLLWARIGTSLTVLAFLFHLAGTILRGIAAERVPWANMYEFALTGTVLIVAVYLLVLRRYDLRFLGAFLIGMVVLLLGGATVSFYVEVVPLMDPLKSVWLVIHVFVASLATALFAIACGISITQLLQARRERRTRASSDTARADGLGFLRTLPAADVLESLAYRFAIVGFVFWTFTLIAGAIWANDSWGRYWGFDVKEVWTFVIWVLYAGYIHARATRGWRGTRSAWLSIIGFVAVLFNFTIVNMFFQGLHSYSGLT, from the coding sequence ATGACCGGAACCGACGCGCTCTCCCTCGACGGCATCTCACTGCTGCTGGTGTGGACGGCGATCGCCACCTACCTGCTCGCGTTCATCGCGTACACCATCGACCTGGCCGGGCGCTCCGTCCCCGCCAGCGTCCCGCAGCGGGAGCCGGTCCTGGCCGGCGCTACCGCACGGGCGGGCCAGCAGACGGACAACGCCCAGAGTGGGTCGGTGGACAGTGTTCGCACGCCGCCCGCGCAGCGTCAACGGCTGCTGTGGGCGCGGATCGGGACGTCGCTGACGGTCCTCGCGTTCCTGTTCCACCTGGCCGGCACCATCCTGCGCGGCATCGCCGCGGAGCGGGTGCCGTGGGCGAACATGTACGAGTTCGCGCTGACCGGCACGGTCTTGATCGTGGCCGTCTACCTGCTGGTGCTGCGCCGCTACGACCTCCGCTTCCTCGGTGCGTTCCTGATCGGCATGGTGGTGCTGCTGCTGGGTGGCGCGACGGTCTCGTTCTACGTCGAGGTCGTTCCGCTGATGGATCCGCTCAAGAGCGTGTGGCTGGTCATCCACGTCTTCGTCGCGTCCCTGGCCACCGCCCTGTTCGCGATCGCCTGCGGCATCTCCATCACCCAGCTCCTGCAGGCCCGCCGGGAGCGCCGCACCCGAGCATCCTCGGACACTGCCCGCGCCGACGGTCTTGGGTTTCTGCGCACTCTGCCCGCCGCCGACGTGCTCGAGTCCCTCGCGTACCGGTTCGCGATCGTGGGGTTCGTGTTCTGGACGTTCACCCTGATCGCCGGCGCGATCTGGGCCAACGACTCCTGGGGTCGCTACTGGGGCTTCGATGTCAAGGAGGTGTGGACGTTCGTGATCTGGGTGCTCTACGCCGGCTACATCCACGCCCGCGCGACCCGCGGCTGGCGCGGCACCCGCTCCGCCTGGCTGTCCATCATCGGGTTCGTCGCGGTGCTGTTCAACTTCACGATCGTGAACATGTTCTTCCAGGGCCTCCACTCCTACTCCGGGCTCACATGA
- a CDS encoding cytochrome c oxidase assembly protein, which produces MTPRVLRVAGPAILGGVALIALVGALWFGGGAAQIPLGDAGPVVRWGLPVTKLVVNLAAAGMVGVLVTALFTLRAGEREFDVALDTASISAALFTVAAGATGFLTLLSVFNPAIDAGPQFGAQLGRFLVELEVGRTWLITTVAGAALTVLTFAVRSWVGTLLVALVAVASLVPMGTQGHSGDDAFHHEAMMALILHIIGAAVWLGGLLLLIAVRPALDRRRIPDLVARYSSIALAAFVLVAVSGTVRAAIGLQEWSDLLSPYGAILGIKVVALVGLGLFGAWYRTRLIGRMRSSDAASRPFWMLIAFELALMGVASGAAAALARTPPPNPAPLPEIPSPAERLTGAPLPPELTIERWVTAWNVDMLWAVLAGFAIFFYLAGVWRLRRRGDAWPVYRTIMWVAGMVLLVWVTGGVVNVYQDYLFSMHMVGHMLLTMAIPVLLVAGAPVTLAARAIRKRDDGTRGGREWILWAVHSPVARILTNPFVAAALFIGSLWVFYYTDLFRWSLYDHLGHQWMIAHFLITGYLFALSLIGIDPVPWRLPYAGRLLLLIGVMAMHAFFGIAIMMQSGLMVADWFGSMGRTWGVTPLEDQYTGGGIAWSIGEIPTLILAITVAIQWSRSDDRETKRRDRHADRTGEAELEAYNARLTELADRDARSRR; this is translated from the coding sequence ATGACTCCTCGCGTCTTGCGGGTCGCAGGGCCTGCGATCCTCGGCGGGGTCGCACTCATCGCCTTGGTCGGGGCGTTGTGGTTCGGTGGGGGTGCTGCGCAGATCCCACTCGGCGACGCCGGCCCTGTTGTGCGCTGGGGGCTTCCGGTCACGAAACTGGTCGTGAATCTCGCCGCCGCGGGCATGGTCGGTGTGCTCGTGACCGCCTTGTTCACGCTGCGGGCCGGTGAGCGCGAGTTCGACGTCGCCCTCGATACCGCGTCGATCTCTGCAGCCCTGTTCACCGTGGCCGCGGGCGCGACCGGGTTCCTCACGCTTCTCAGCGTGTTCAACCCGGCCATCGACGCAGGCCCCCAGTTCGGTGCCCAGCTCGGCCGGTTCCTCGTCGAGCTCGAGGTCGGCAGGACATGGCTGATCACGACGGTCGCCGGCGCCGCCCTCACCGTCCTGACATTCGCCGTGCGGTCCTGGGTCGGGACGCTTCTGGTCGCCCTGGTGGCGGTGGCCTCGCTCGTGCCGATGGGCACGCAGGGGCACTCCGGCGATGACGCCTTCCACCACGAGGCGATGATGGCGCTCATCCTGCACATCATCGGCGCCGCGGTGTGGCTCGGCGGGCTCCTGCTGCTCATCGCCGTCCGTCCAGCCCTCGACCGTCGCCGCATCCCCGATCTCGTCGCCCGCTACTCGAGCATCGCTCTGGCCGCGTTCGTGCTCGTCGCCGTGTCCGGCACGGTGCGCGCCGCCATCGGCCTGCAGGAGTGGTCCGATCTGCTCTCGCCCTATGGCGCGATCTTGGGCATCAAGGTCGTCGCGCTCGTCGGCCTCGGCCTCTTCGGGGCGTGGTACCGCACCCGCCTGATCGGCAGGATGCGCAGCTCCGACGCGGCATCCCGCCCTTTCTGGATGCTCATCGCGTTCGAGCTGGCACTGATGGGTGTGGCCAGCGGCGCCGCCGCAGCGCTGGCCCGCACTCCGCCACCGAACCCGGCCCCGCTTCCCGAGATCCCCTCGCCGGCAGAACGCCTCACCGGTGCCCCGCTGCCCCCGGAGCTCACGATCGAACGGTGGGTCACCGCGTGGAACGTGGACATGTTGTGGGCGGTGCTCGCCGGGTTCGCGATCTTCTTCTATCTCGCCGGGGTGTGGCGGCTGCGCCGGCGCGGCGACGCGTGGCCTGTGTATCGCACGATCATGTGGGTCGCCGGCATGGTGCTGCTGGTCTGGGTCACCGGCGGCGTCGTCAACGTCTACCAGGACTACCTGTTCAGCATGCACATGGTGGGGCACATGCTGCTCACGATGGCGATCCCGGTGCTGCTGGTCGCCGGCGCCCCGGTGACCCTCGCCGCCCGGGCGATCCGCAAACGCGACGACGGCACCCGCGGCGGGCGGGAGTGGATCCTGTGGGCGGTGCATTCGCCCGTCGCCCGCATCCTGACGAACCCGTTCGTCGCGGCCGCCCTGTTCATCGGCTCACTGTGGGTGTTCTATTACACCGACCTGTTCCGCTGGTCGCTGTACGACCACCTCGGCCACCAGTGGATGATCGCGCACTTCCTCATCACCGGCTACCTGTTCGCGCTCTCCCTGATCGGCATCGACCCGGTGCCGTGGCGGCTTCCCTACGCCGGCAGGCTGCTGCTGCTCATCGGTGTGATGGCGATGCACGCGTTCTTCGGCATCGCCATCATGATGCAGTCGGGGCTGATGGTCGCCGACTGGTTCGGGTCGATGGGTCGCACCTGGGGTGTCACACCGCTCGAGGATCAGTACACCGGCGGCGGTATCGCGTGGTCGATCGGTGAGATCCCCACCCTGATCCTCGCGATCACGGTCGCGATTCAGTGGAGTCGCAGCGACGACCGCGAGACCAAGCGGCGAGACCGGCACGCCGACCGCACCGGCGAAGCCGAGCTCGAGGCCTACAACGCACGCCTCACCGAGCTCGCCGACCGCGATGCTCGCAGCCGCAGATAG
- a CDS encoding DUF4307 domain-containing protein, translating into MTTKEELADRYGRGPRPIRRRVFWVTVATAAILSVAGLSWLTVSNSLDDVGFDETGYELVDARTVTVSFQATPPAGTSFACAVQALDEDFGIVGWRVIEYPASEEITRALVETIPTVAQATTGTVQSCWAT; encoded by the coding sequence GTGACGACGAAAGAGGAGCTCGCCGACCGCTACGGTCGGGGACCGCGGCCCATCCGCCGCCGCGTGTTCTGGGTCACCGTCGCGACGGCGGCAATCCTGTCTGTCGCCGGGCTTTCGTGGCTGACTGTCTCGAACTCGCTCGACGACGTCGGATTCGACGAGACCGGATACGAGCTGGTCGATGCGCGCACCGTGACCGTATCCTTCCAAGCCACGCCACCCGCTGGGACGTCGTTCGCATGCGCGGTGCAGGCATTGGATGAGGACTTCGGCATCGTCGGTTGGCGGGTCATCGAGTACCCCGCGTCCGAGGAGATCACACGAGCACTCGTGGAGACCATCCCGACCGTCGCGCAGGCAACGACCGGCACCGTGCAATCCTGCTGGGCCACATAG
- a CDS encoding heavy metal translocating P-type ATPase: protein MTASSPTTTAPAAETHDHSHGSARWELWFAIAAGVTYAGGMIAEFALGLPMVGWPLVFFLATYFFGGFFTFRTAIASTMRGKFEVDFLMLVAAIGAALIGRWAEGAVLLFLFSLGHALEEYALSRASKSIESLAELAPRSALVRRGGDEPVEVPVEEIVVGDIVVIRPNSRIPSDGFVISGVSAVDQSAVTGESIPVEKEPVADPERAMRTVDTLPAANRVFAGTVNGSGVLEVEVTATSADSTLSKVVELVRSADQAASPTQQFIDRFQRWYVPAVILGVAVTLLISWLAFAQPFPDAFYLAMTVLVAASPCALAIATPAAVLAGVARAARAGVLVKGGAPLETLGRVKAMAFDKTGTLTWGAPRVTSVTPAADVPESELIRTLVAVEALSDHPLAEAIVRDLEPRVPQAERLTATDLNAVVGRGVTATIDGERVDVGNLRMFDEQQLALTGTLADAYTQARDSGQTLMIIRRGDRFLGIVGVMDASRAESAQVLSALRGANVGQLVMISGDNQRVADAVGREVGVDTAIGELLPEDKVAQITRLAETHRPIAMVGDGVNDAPAMARADVGIAMGAAGSTVALETCDIALMSDDLGRVPFAVRLSRATSRIIRQNLIASLAIVAFLILATFLGLNIGAVVLIHEGSTLIVVGNALRLLNFERGKEHHGIDHEDRPTA, encoded by the coding sequence ATGACTGCTTCTTCCCCGACGACTACCGCGCCCGCTGCGGAGACGCACGACCATTCCCACGGTTCGGCCCGGTGGGAGCTGTGGTTCGCGATCGCCGCGGGCGTGACCTACGCCGGCGGGATGATCGCCGAGTTCGCGTTGGGGCTGCCGATGGTCGGGTGGCCGTTGGTGTTCTTCCTCGCCACCTACTTCTTCGGTGGGTTCTTCACGTTCCGCACCGCGATCGCCTCGACGATGCGAGGGAAGTTCGAGGTCGACTTCCTCATGCTGGTGGCCGCGATCGGCGCCGCCCTCATCGGCCGGTGGGCGGAAGGGGCGGTGCTGCTGTTCCTGTTCAGCCTCGGCCACGCGCTCGAGGAATACGCCCTCAGCCGTGCCAGCAAGTCCATCGAGTCCCTGGCCGAGCTCGCTCCCCGCAGCGCCCTGGTGCGCCGCGGCGGGGACGAGCCGGTGGAGGTGCCGGTGGAGGAGATCGTCGTCGGCGACATCGTCGTCATCCGCCCGAACTCCCGCATTCCCTCAGACGGGTTCGTGATCTCCGGGGTGTCCGCAGTGGATCAGTCCGCGGTCACCGGGGAGTCGATTCCGGTGGAGAAGGAGCCGGTGGCCGACCCGGAGCGGGCGATGCGCACCGTCGACACCCTGCCCGCCGCCAACCGTGTGTTCGCCGGCACCGTGAACGGGTCCGGCGTGCTCGAGGTCGAGGTCACCGCGACCTCCGCGGACTCGACGCTCAGCAAGGTCGTCGAGCTCGTCCGCTCCGCCGACCAGGCCGCCTCCCCCACACAGCAGTTCATCGACCGGTTCCAGCGTTGGTACGTGCCCGCCGTGATCCTCGGGGTCGCCGTCACCCTCCTGATCTCCTGGCTCGCGTTCGCGCAACCGTTCCCCGACGCGTTCTACCTCGCCATGACCGTGCTCGTCGCCGCCAGCCCCTGCGCGCTCGCGATCGCAACCCCGGCCGCGGTGCTGGCAGGGGTCGCCCGTGCTGCGCGTGCCGGGGTGCTCGTCAAGGGCGGCGCCCCGCTCGAGACGCTCGGGCGGGTCAAGGCGATGGCGTTCGACAAGACCGGCACCCTGACCTGGGGTGCCCCCCGGGTGACGTCCGTCACCCCCGCCGCCGACGTGCCCGAGTCCGAGCTGATCCGCACTCTGGTCGCTGTCGAAGCGCTCAGCGATCACCCGCTGGCCGAGGCGATCGTCCGCGACCTCGAGCCCCGCGTCCCCCAGGCCGAGCGCCTCACCGCGACAGACCTGAACGCGGTCGTCGGGCGTGGCGTCACGGCGACGATCGACGGCGAGCGGGTCGACGTCGGCAACCTGCGCATGTTCGACGAGCAGCAACTCGCGCTGACCGGCACGCTCGCCGACGCGTACACGCAGGCGCGGGACTCCGGGCAGACGCTGATGATCATCCGCCGTGGCGACCGGTTCCTCGGCATCGTCGGCGTGATGGATGCGTCCCGCGCGGAGTCCGCCCAGGTGCTCAGCGCGCTCCGGGGCGCGAACGTGGGGCAGCTCGTGATGATCTCCGGCGACAACCAGCGCGTCGCCGACGCGGTCGGCCGGGAAGTCGGCGTCGACACCGCGATCGGCGAACTGCTCCCCGAGGACAAAGTCGCTCAGATCACCCGCCTCGCCGAAACCCACCGACCGATCGCGATGGTCGGCGACGGCGTCAACGACGCCCCCGCGATGGCCCGCGCCGACGTCGGCATCGCGATGGGCGCCGCCGGCTCCACCGTCGCGTTGGAAACCTGCGACATCGCGCTGATGAGCGACGACCTCGGCCGCGTCCCGTTCGCCGTGCGGCTCAGCCGCGCCACCAGCCGCATCATCCGGCAGAACCTCATCGCCAGCCTCGCGATCGTCGCGTTCCTCATCCTCGCCACCTTCCTCGGCCTGAACATCGGCGCGGTCGTACTCATCCACGAAGGCTCCACCCTGATCGTCGTCGGCAACGCACTCCGCCTGCTCAACTTCGAGCGCGGCAAAGAGCACCACGGCATCGACCACGAAGACAGGCCCACCGCTTGA
- a CDS encoding ArsR/SmtB family transcription factor → MAGTETRREAGTLSVADAERLAEIMQALASPVRLRILSALSVQPSTVTDLSEQLHIGQTTTSNHLRLLRHLSLVLGTRDGRHIHYSLFDDHVSELLEEAIGHLEHLPGGG, encoded by the coding sequence ATGGCCGGTACTGAGACGCGTCGGGAAGCAGGCACCCTGTCCGTAGCGGATGCTGAGCGTCTCGCCGAGATCATGCAGGCACTGGCGTCACCTGTGCGGCTGCGCATTCTGAGCGCGCTGAGTGTTCAGCCGAGCACCGTGACCGACCTCAGCGAACAGCTGCACATCGGACAGACGACCACATCGAACCATTTGCGGCTGCTGCGGCATCTGAGCCTGGTCCTTGGCACGCGCGACGGCCGGCACATCCACTACTCGCTCTTCGACGACCACGTCTCCGAACTGCTCGAGGAGGCCATCGGGCACCTCGAGCATCTGCCCGGCGGAGGATGA